A genomic segment from Nocardia cyriacigeorgica GUH-2 encodes:
- a CDS encoding arabinosyltransferase domain-containing protein → MVWAGERPGETTEPRPAPADRGGWARPVAIVAALIGALCALAVPFLPVRMDAATITWPQDDAARSVAAPLVSYAPIGLTAEVPCAAISQLADSGGVVFSTIPRQSADMERYGFVVKVVADTPERPGRVDAVSRNTLLWSAPLDQVRGQGCALSIDVSTARAAVTVAGAGPAGAATERDLRPQVVGVFSDLAGAVPDGMRVDVEVDSRYATSPTPIKLIVIALAVLATLFSLVALYRLDRLDGRRSRRFLPSRWWRLTPVDWVVFATLGVWHFIGANTSDDGYILGMARGAQSSGYMSNYYRWFSVDEAPFYTPYTDVIGWMTHVSVASTWVRLPVLLSALVCWWVISREVIPRLGAGVRDSRIAVWTSALMFLAFWLPYNNGLRAEFVVATGVILTWVSVERAIATRRLLPAALAIGIAAMTLTAAPSGVICVAALIAGARTVTAVIVHRAKTIGYLAQLLPLFAVGVLVLTVIFADRSFAAFTEMLYVHDRIGPGESWFFEYLRYQYLIQPSGDGWLTRRFGVFLMFLCLLVCVVTMLRRGGHIPGTAAGPSRRIIGITFGAMVLMMFAPTKWNHQFGVFAGLAACAAALAAVAVSAKVMRPVRNRALFAAAVFFTLAMSFVAANGYWYVSSWGIPWWDKPPSFAGFGFSTFMMGLTVLALAVAAWFHIRPGTEPAPQSAAGRLARTPVLMIVAAAMVVFEVASFAKAAVAQYPAYSLAKSNIAATFSDGCGLADDVLVEPDPNASMLRPLSGDTAAALAGPESTGFTPNGVAPVLVSEELETSTGRANTVSSDPDEIRDAAASAGSTSDTSTGRGVNGSNVPLPFGLDPATTPVLGTYSPADQVPASLTTDWYRLPEAVDGSRGDIIAIAVAGRIRSVDADGIERPGQRLELEYGSTQPDGSVAPRGMILPLDIGPAPVWRNLRVPLDQLPGDADVVRLVAEDKDLGADQWLAVTPPRVPQTTTVTELLGSQTPVLLDWAVGLNFPCQNHLPTRYGVSELPQYRILPDRNGASITTMWQAHDGGGPLGWTQLLFTARTLPAYLDQDWDRDWGSIEQFIPVDPEAEPARLTVEQVQRSGTWTPGHIITSY, encoded by the coding sequence ATGGTGTGGGCGGGCGAACGGCCCGGCGAGACAACCGAACCCCGTCCGGCGCCCGCTGATCGTGGTGGCTGGGCGCGGCCGGTCGCCATCGTCGCCGCCCTCATCGGTGCGCTGTGCGCCCTCGCGGTGCCGTTCCTGCCGGTGCGCATGGATGCCGCCACGATCACCTGGCCGCAGGACGACGCCGCCCGCAGTGTCGCCGCGCCACTGGTGTCGTACGCGCCGATCGGACTGACCGCCGAGGTGCCGTGCGCGGCGATCTCGCAGCTGGCCGATTCCGGCGGTGTGGTGTTCTCGACCATCCCGCGTCAGTCGGCCGATATGGAGCGCTACGGCTTCGTCGTCAAGGTCGTCGCCGATACCCCCGAGCGTCCCGGCCGGGTGGACGCGGTCTCGCGCAACACCCTGCTGTGGTCGGCGCCGCTGGATCAGGTGCGCGGTCAGGGCTGCGCGCTGTCGATCGACGTCTCCACCGCGCGGGCCGCCGTCACGGTCGCCGGCGCCGGACCCGCGGGTGCGGCCACCGAGCGTGATCTGCGGCCGCAGGTGGTCGGCGTGTTCAGCGACCTGGCGGGTGCCGTGCCCGACGGGATGCGCGTCGATGTCGAGGTCGACTCCCGCTATGCCACCTCGCCGACGCCGATCAAGCTCATCGTCATCGCGCTCGCCGTGCTGGCCACACTGTTCTCGCTGGTGGCGCTGTACCGGCTGGACCGTCTCGACGGCCGCCGCTCCCGCCGGTTCCTGCCGTCGCGCTGGTGGCGGTTGACGCCGGTCGACTGGGTGGTCTTCGCGACCCTGGGCGTCTGGCATTTCATCGGCGCCAACACCTCCGACGACGGCTACATCCTCGGCATGGCGCGCGGTGCCCAGAGTTCGGGCTACATGTCCAACTACTACCGCTGGTTCTCCGTCGACGAGGCGCCGTTCTACACCCCCTACACCGATGTCATCGGCTGGATGACGCATGTGTCGGTGGCGAGCACCTGGGTGCGGCTGCCGGTGCTGTTGTCGGCGCTGGTCTGCTGGTGGGTGATCAGCCGTGAGGTGATCCCGCGCCTCGGTGCCGGCGTGCGCGACAGCAGGATCGCGGTGTGGACCTCCGCGTTGATGTTCCTGGCGTTCTGGCTGCCCTACAACAACGGCCTGCGCGCGGAGTTCGTGGTGGCCACCGGTGTGATCCTGACCTGGGTGTCGGTCGAACGCGCCATCGCCACCCGGCGGCTGCTGCCCGCCGCGCTGGCGATCGGTATCGCCGCGATGACGTTGACCGCCGCACCCTCGGGCGTGATCTGTGTGGCGGCGCTGATCGCCGGCGCCCGCACGGTGACGGCGGTGATCGTGCACCGCGCCAAGACCATCGGCTACCTGGCCCAGCTGCTGCCGCTGTTCGCGGTGGGCGTGCTGGTGCTGACGGTGATCTTCGCCGACCGCAGCTTCGCCGCCTTCACCGAGATGCTCTATGTGCACGACCGGATCGGTCCCGGTGAGTCCTGGTTCTTCGAATACCTGCGCTACCAGTACCTGATCCAGCCCAGCGGCGACGGCTGGCTGACCCGCCGGTTCGGTGTGTTCCTGATGTTCCTGTGCCTGCTGGTGTGCGTGGTCACCATGCTGCGCCGCGGCGGCCACATCCCCGGCACGGCGGCCGGACCCTCGCGGCGCATCATCGGCATCACCTTCGGCGCCATGGTGCTGATGATGTTCGCGCCCACCAAGTGGAACCACCAGTTCGGTGTCTTCGCCGGCCTGGCCGCCTGCGCCGCCGCGCTGGCCGCCGTCGCGGTGAGCGCGAAGGTGATGCGTCCGGTACGTAACCGCGCGCTGTTCGCGGCGGCGGTCTTCTTCACCCTCGCGATGAGTTTCGTTGCCGCCAACGGCTATTGGTATGTCTCGTCGTGGGGCATCCCATGGTGGGACAAGCCGCCGTCGTTCGCCGGTTTCGGGTTCTCGACGTTCATGATGGGCCTGACGGTGCTGGCGCTCGCCGTGGCCGCGTGGTTCCACATCCGCCCGGGCACCGAACCGGCGCCACAGTCGGCGGCGGGGCGGCTCGCGCGCACACCGGTGCTGATGATCGTGGCCGCCGCCATGGTGGTCTTCGAGGTGGCCTCCTTCGCCAAGGCCGCCGTCGCCCAGTACCCGGCCTATTCGCTCGCGAAATCGAATATCGCCGCGACCTTCTCCGACGGCTGCGGCCTGGCCGATGACGTGCTCGTCGAGCCGGATCCGAACGCCTCGATGTTGCGGCCACTGTCCGGCGATACCGCCGCCGCGCTGGCCGGTCCGGAATCCACCGGGTTCACCCCGAACGGTGTCGCGCCCGTGCTGGTATCCGAGGAACTCGAAACCAGTACCGGGCGGGCCAATACGGTGTCGTCGGATCCGGACGAGATCCGCGATGCGGCGGCCTCGGCGGGTTCGACCTCCGACACCTCGACCGGCCGCGGCGTCAATGGCAGCAACGTGCCGTTGCCGTTCGGCCTGGACCCGGCCACCACGCCGGTGCTCGGCACCTACAGCCCGGCCGATCAGGTGCCGGCGAGTTTGACCACCGACTGGTACCGGCTGCCGGAGGCGGTCGACGGCAGCCGCGGCGACATCATCGCCATCGCGGTCGCCGGGCGGATCCGCTCGGTCGACGCCGACGGTATCGAACGCCCGGGTCAGCGCCTGGAACTCGAATACGGCAGCACCCAGCCCGACGGCAGCGTCGCCCCGCGCGGCATGATCCTGCCGCTGGATATCGGCCCGGCGCCGGTGTGGCGCAATCTGCGGGTCCCGCTGGATCAGCTGCCCGGCGACGCCGATGTGGTGCGCCTGGTCGCCGAGGACAAGGATCTCGGCGCCGACCAATGGCTGGCGGTCACCCCGCCGCGCGTCCCGCAGACCACCACCGTGACCGAACTGCTCGGCTCGCAGACCCCGGTGCTGCTGGACTGGGCGGTCGGCCTGAATTTCCCGTGCCAGAACCACCTGCCCACCCGCTACGGCGTCTCCGAACTGCCGCAGTACCGGATCCTGCCCGACCGCAACGGCGCCTCCATCACGACCATGTGGCAGGCCCACGACGGCGGCGGCCCGCTCGGCTGGACCCAGCTGCTGTTCACCGCGCGCACCCTGCCCGCGTATCTGGATCAGGACTGGGACCGGGACTGGGGTTCCATCGAACAGTTCATCCCGGTGGACCCGGAGGCCGAGCCGGCCCGTCTCACGGTCGAGCAGGTCCAGCGCTCGGGGACGTGGACGCCGGGCCACATCATCACCTCGTACTGA
- a CDS encoding ADP-ribosylglycohydrolase family protein has translation MILDDAHLDRAAGALLGGAAGDALGAGYEFTYPAADQVIEMVGGGMFGWAPGQWTDDTAMAMAIALAADKTDRGIDLDEVAAGFVAWWDSQPPDVGVQTSKVLGVRPSSARGMQAVAMSLPGLTGGNGSLMRTGPVALAYLADPVECARAAGAIGLLTHHDQQAVEACKIWSHAIRHAILEANFDGVREYVAASPAADYWTPLLDQAETGTPQDFPKNGWVVHALQTAWWAITTTDRSGPEHLPRALEQCVRAGNDTDTTAAIAGALLGARWGASAVPARWREMLHGYPGLTGNDLIALAHRIVLKNAG, from the coding sequence GTGATATTGGATGACGCGCATCTGGACCGGGCCGCCGGCGCGCTGCTCGGCGGCGCGGCCGGTGACGCGCTGGGCGCCGGCTACGAATTCACCTATCCGGCCGCGGATCAGGTGATCGAAATGGTCGGCGGCGGCATGTTCGGCTGGGCACCCGGCCAGTGGACCGACGACACCGCCATGGCCATGGCCATCGCGCTGGCCGCCGACAAGACCGACCGCGGCATCGACCTGGACGAGGTGGCGGCCGGGTTCGTCGCCTGGTGGGATTCGCAGCCGCCGGACGTCGGGGTGCAGACCTCGAAGGTGCTCGGCGTGCGGCCGTCCTCGGCGCGCGGCATGCAGGCCGTCGCCATGTCACTACCAGGCCTGACCGGCGGCAACGGCTCGCTCATGCGCACCGGGCCGGTCGCCCTCGCCTACCTCGCCGATCCGGTCGAATGCGCCCGGGCGGCGGGCGCCATCGGGCTGCTGACCCACCACGATCAGCAGGCCGTCGAGGCGTGCAAAATCTGGAGCCACGCCATCCGGCACGCGATCCTGGAAGCGAACTTCGACGGCGTGCGCGAGTACGTGGCCGCGAGCCCGGCCGCCGACTACTGGACGCCGCTGCTCGACCAAGCCGAAACCGGTACCCCGCAGGACTTCCCGAAGAACGGCTGGGTGGTGCACGCCCTGCAAACCGCGTGGTGGGCCATCACCACCACCGACCGATCCGGACCCGAACACCTGCCGCGCGCCCTGGAACAGTGCGTGCGCGCGGGCAACGACACCGACACCACCGCCGCCATCGCGGGCGCGCTACTGGGAGCGCGGTGGGGTGCCTCGGCAGTGCCGGCGCGGTGGCGCGAGATGCTGCACGGGTACCCGGGGTTGACCGGGAACGATCTGATCGCGCTGGCTCATCGGATCGTGCTGAAGAACGCGGGTTAG
- the rarD gene encoding EamA family transporter RarD: MRRRAAPRSTVGWVRRTESIPGVAFGVGAYASWGAFPAFFGLLAFAPATEVLAQRILWTLVVVLIVLIAVGRLGELRRISTSTWRYAAVASAAISLNWGVYVYGVISEQVVQCALGYFINPLVTVAFGVIIFRERLAAAQWVALGLGASAVAVLTIDYGRPPWIALTLACSFAIYGLVKKVIPLDALRGVAAEGLLAAPFALVFVIVLAVTGQGSFGGDLSETALLMSTGPVTLVPLLLFAVAAQRVPLSTMGILQYLTPALQLAWGVAVAGEPMPASRWAGFALIWAALAVFTGHAVIRSRRRRETAHSDSRL, translated from the coding sequence ATGCGGCGGCGGGCGGCGCCGCGAAGTACCGTCGGATGGGTGCGGCGGACCGAGTCGATTCCGGGTGTGGCGTTCGGGGTGGGGGCGTACGCGTCGTGGGGTGCGTTCCCGGCCTTCTTCGGCCTGCTGGCCTTCGCCCCGGCCACCGAGGTGCTCGCGCAACGCATTCTGTGGACGCTGGTGGTGGTACTCATCGTGCTGATCGCGGTGGGCAGGCTGGGCGAGCTGCGCCGGATCTCGACGAGCACCTGGCGCTACGCGGCCGTGGCGTCGGCGGCGATCTCGCTGAACTGGGGTGTGTACGTCTACGGGGTGATCTCCGAGCAGGTCGTGCAGTGCGCGCTCGGCTACTTCATCAATCCACTGGTGACGGTGGCGTTCGGGGTAATCATCTTCCGGGAACGGCTGGCCGCGGCGCAGTGGGTGGCGCTCGGGCTCGGCGCGTCGGCGGTCGCGGTGCTCACCATCGATTACGGGCGGCCGCCGTGGATCGCGCTGACGCTGGCCTGCTCATTCGCCATCTACGGGTTGGTCAAGAAGGTGATCCCGCTGGACGCGCTGCGCGGAGTGGCGGCCGAGGGCCTGCTGGCGGCGCCGTTCGCGCTGGTGTTCGTGATCGTGCTGGCCGTGACCGGCCAGGGCAGTTTCGGCGGCGACCTGTCCGAAACCGCGCTGCTGATGTCGACCGGGCCGGTCACGCTGGTTCCGCTGCTGCTGTTCGCGGTTGCCGCGCAACGGGTCCCGCTGTCGACCATGGGGATTCTGCAATATCTGACGCCCGCGCTGCAGCTGGCGTGGGGTGTGGCGGTGGCCGGTGAGCCGATGCCGGCCTCACGCTGGGCCGGTTTCGCGCTGATCTGGGCGGCGCTGGCGGTGTTCACCGGGCACGCGGTGATTCGTTCCCGGCGCAGAAGAGAGACAGCTCACAGCGATAGCAGGTTGTGA
- a CDS encoding cation-translocating P-type ATPase, with protein MSISVQAPRSTGLTAAEVDERRRDGRTNDVPDRASRSVRDIVRANVFTRINAILGVLFVLVMATGSVIDGMFGLLIVANSAVGIIQEIRAKRTLDQLAIVSQAKPTVRRDGRSEQIAPKDVVLDELIELGPGDQIVVDGEVVESELLEVDESLLTGEADPVHKELGAQVLSGSYVVSGSGAYRATKVGRDAYAAKLAEEASKFTLVNSELRNGINTILKVITYLLIPAGALIIYNQLFSSGQSWRPAVTGMVAALVPMVPEGLVLMTSIAFAVGVVRLGRRKCLVQELPAIEGLARVDVVCADKTGTLTENGMRLADIKLLDGGDDAEIRRALAAMAGDDPRPNASVQAIAEALPERPGWDYTAVAPFSSAKKWSGFSYGEHGNWLLGAPDVLLDPESEDARTAEELGSSGLRILLLATSDRPVDAPDAPGVVTPAALVVLEQKVRPDARDTLDYFASQDVAIKVISGDNAVSVGAVAASLDLPGGEHAVDARGLPEDRDALADVLDRETTFGRVRPDQKRAMVGALQSRGHTVAMTGDGVNDVLALKDADIGVAMGSGSPATRAVAQIVLLDNKFATLPYVVGEGRRVIGNIERVSNLFLTKTVYSVLLAFLVGLAGVGSQIFDYEPIGYPFLPRHVTIAAWFTIGIPAFILSLAPNNERARTGFVGRVMRLAIPSGVVIGVATFVAYLIAYAGPEATEEQTVQAGTTALITLIMIAVWVLAIVARPYVWWKVVLLGASVLAYLLLFTIPFTREFFKLDPSNVGLTTAAVICGVVGIVLVEAAWWGHRVTAR; from the coding sequence ATGTCGATATCCGTGCAGGCGCCGCGTTCGACCGGGTTGACCGCTGCCGAGGTGGACGAACGTCGTCGCGACGGGCGCACCAACGATGTGCCCGACCGGGCCAGCCGTTCGGTGCGCGATATCGTCCGCGCCAATGTGTTCACCCGGATCAACGCGATCCTCGGTGTGCTGTTCGTGCTGGTGATGGCGACCGGTTCGGTGATCGACGGCATGTTCGGGCTGCTCATCGTGGCCAACAGCGCGGTCGGCATCATCCAGGAGATCCGCGCCAAGCGCACCCTGGATCAGCTGGCCATCGTCAGCCAGGCCAAGCCGACGGTGCGCCGCGACGGCCGCTCGGAGCAGATCGCGCCCAAGGATGTAGTGCTCGACGAGCTGATCGAGCTCGGCCCCGGCGATCAGATCGTGGTCGACGGTGAGGTGGTCGAATCCGAACTACTCGAGGTCGACGAGTCGCTGCTCACCGGCGAGGCCGATCCGGTGCACAAAGAGCTGGGCGCCCAGGTGCTCTCGGGCAGCTATGTGGTCTCCGGCTCGGGCGCCTATCGCGCCACCAAGGTCGGCCGTGACGCCTATGCGGCCAAGCTGGCCGAGGAGGCCAGCAAGTTCACCCTGGTCAATTCCGAACTGCGCAACGGCATCAACACCATCCTCAAGGTCATCACCTACCTGTTGATCCCGGCGGGCGCGCTGATCATCTACAACCAGCTGTTCTCCAGCGGCCAGTCGTGGCGGCCCGCGGTCACCGGGATGGTGGCGGCGCTGGTGCCGATGGTGCCGGAGGGCCTGGTGCTGATGACCTCCATCGCGTTCGCGGTCGGGGTGGTGCGGTTGGGCCGGCGCAAATGCCTGGTGCAGGAGCTGCCCGCGATCGAGGGCTTGGCCCGTGTCGATGTGGTGTGCGCGGACAAGACCGGCACGCTCACCGAGAACGGGATGCGGCTGGCCGATATCAAACTGCTCGATGGCGGCGACGACGCCGAGATCCGCCGCGCGCTCGCGGCCATGGCCGGTGATGATCCGCGCCCCAATGCCAGCGTGCAGGCCATCGCCGAGGCGCTGCCCGAGCGTCCGGGCTGGGACTACACCGCCGTCGCGCCGTTCTCCTCGGCGAAGAAATGGAGCGGCTTCTCCTACGGCGAGCACGGCAACTGGCTGCTCGGCGCGCCGGATGTGCTGCTCGATCCCGAGTCCGAGGACGCCCGCACCGCCGAGGAACTCGGTTCGTCGGGGTTGCGGATCCTGCTGCTGGCCACCAGCGATCGCCCCGTCGACGCCCCCGACGCACCGGGTGTGGTCACCCCGGCCGCGCTGGTGGTGCTCGAGCAGAAGGTGCGCCCCGACGCCCGCGACACCCTCGACTATTTCGCGAGCCAGGACGTCGCGATCAAGGTCATCTCCGGCGACAACGCCGTCTCGGTCGGCGCGGTGGCCGCCTCGCTGGATCTGCCCGGCGGCGAGCACGCCGTCGACGCGCGTGGCCTGCCCGAGGATCGCGACGCGCTCGCCGACGTGCTGGACCGCGAGACCACCTTCGGCCGGGTGCGCCCGGATCAGAAGCGCGCCATGGTCGGTGCATTGCAGTCGCGCGGGCACACCGTCGCCATGACCGGTGACGGCGTCAACGATGTGCTGGCGCTCAAGGACGCCGATATCGGCGTCGCCATGGGCTCGGGCAGCCCCGCCACCCGCGCGGTGGCCCAGATCGTGCTGCTGGACAACAAGTTCGCGACCCTGCCGTATGTGGTGGGCGAGGGCCGCCGGGTGATCGGCAATATCGAGCGCGTCTCGAATCTGTTCCTCACCAAGACGGTGTACTCGGTGCTGCTGGCGTTCCTGGTCGGCCTGGCCGGGGTCGGGTCGCAGATCTTCGACTACGAGCCGATCGGCTATCCGTTCCTGCCGCGCCATGTCACCATCGCGGCCTGGTTCACCATCGGCATTCCGGCGTTCATCCTGTCGCTGGCACCCAATAACGAGCGCGCCCGGACCGGGTTCGTGGGCCGGGTGATGCGGTTGGCGATCCCGTCCGGTGTGGTGATCGGCGTGGCCACCTTCGTCGCGTACCTGATCGCCTACGCGGGACCGGAAGCCACCGAGGAGCAGACCGTGCAGGCTGGCACCACCGCGCTCATCACCTTGATCATGATCGCGGTGTGGGTGCTGGCCATCGTGGCCCGCCCGTATGTGTGGTGGAAGGTGGTGCTGCTGGGCGCCTCGGTGCTGGCCTACCTGCTGCTGTTCACCATCCCGTTCACCCGGGAGTTCTTCAAGCTGGACCCGTCCAACGTCGGGCTCACCACCGCCGCGGTGATCTGCGGTGTGGTGGGCATCGTGCTGGTGGAGGCGGCCTGGTGGGGTCACCGCGTCACTGCGCGATGA
- a CDS encoding VOC family protein produces MSDVSPIPEGYPRVCPGLAIDGAAEAIEFYKKVFGATERMRMPRPDGKVAHCELLVGESVIMLGDPAPEMQFRDPKSVGGTPVNFNIYVPDSDAAFNAAIAAGATEIAPMENQFYGDRTGSFTDPWGHQWTVATHVEDVSPEEMERRMAEFSGAS; encoded by the coding sequence ATGTCCGATGTCTCCCCGATTCCCGAGGGTTATCCGCGCGTCTGTCCCGGCCTGGCCATCGACGGCGCGGCCGAAGCGATCGAGTTCTACAAGAAGGTTTTCGGCGCCACCGAGCGCATGCGCATGCCGCGCCCGGACGGCAAGGTCGCCCACTGTGAGCTGCTGGTCGGCGAGTCGGTGATCATGCTCGGCGATCCGGCGCCGGAGATGCAGTTCCGCGACCCCAAGTCCGTCGGCGGCACCCCGGTCAACTTCAACATCTACGTCCCCGACTCCGATGCCGCGTTCAACGCCGCCATCGCCGCGGGCGCCACCGAGATCGCGCCGATGGAAAACCAGTTCTACGGCGACCGCACGGGCAGCTTCACCGATCCGTGGGGCCACCAGTGGACCGTCGCGACCCACGTCGAGGACGTCTCGCCCGAGGAGATGGAACGGCGCATGGCCGAGTTCAGCGGCGCGTCGTAA
- the lspA gene encoding signal peptidase II produces the protein MMVGVSEDQPPEPSTAEQPTEAPARPPQRLRLLLVIAAVLFALDLLTKVIVVATLTPGEPVYLIGDVARLSLVRNPGAAFSMATGMTWLLTLVAAAVVIGVIRIGRTLRSLWWAIGLGMVLGGALGNLVDRLFRSPGPLQGHVVDFVAVGWWPVFNVADSAIVCGAILLVVLTVFGFEPNGSRVGREKKTPDSSGDAGNSENSGAGEGSAA, from the coding sequence ATGATGGTCGGCGTGAGTGAGGACCAGCCACCCGAGCCGAGCACCGCCGAACAGCCCACCGAGGCCCCGGCGCGCCCACCGCAGCGTCTGCGGTTGTTGCTGGTGATCGCGGCGGTGCTGTTCGCACTCGACCTGCTGACCAAGGTCATCGTGGTCGCCACCCTGACTCCCGGCGAGCCGGTGTATCTCATCGGCGATGTCGCCCGCTTGAGCCTGGTGCGCAACCCCGGCGCCGCGTTCTCCATGGCCACCGGCATGACCTGGCTGCTGACGCTGGTCGCGGCCGCGGTGGTGATCGGTGTGATCCGCATCGGGCGCACGCTGCGCTCGCTGTGGTGGGCCATCGGCCTGGGCATGGTGCTCGGCGGCGCGCTGGGCAACCTGGTCGACCGGCTGTTCCGGTCGCCGGGGCCGTTGCAGGGCCATGTGGTCGATTTCGTCGCCGTCGGCTGGTGGCCGGTGTTCAATGTGGCCGATTCGGCCATCGTGTGCGGTGCCATCCTGCTGGTGGTGCTGACGGTGTTCGGGTTCGAGCCCAACGGCAGCCGGGTCGGGCGCGAGAAGAAGACGCCCGACAGCAGCGGCGATGCCGGCAACAGCGAGAACTCCGGGGCGGGCGAGGGGAGCGCGGCGTGA
- a CDS encoding RluA family pseudouridine synthase translates to MRETRTMPVPDGLDGMRVDAGLSRLLGLSRTAVAALAEEGSVQLDGVAAGKSDRLTAGAWLEVVFPEPKRELTIEAEPVEGMKILYADDDIVAVDKPVGVAAHTGVGWSGPTVVGGLAAAGYRISTSGAHERQGIVHRLDVGTSGVMVVAQSEHAYTVLKRAFKQRTVDKRYHALVQGHPDPSSGTIDAPIGRARGNDWKFAVTADGRPSITHYDTVEAFQAASLLDIHLETGRTHQIRVHFSAIRHPCCGDLTYGADPRLAERLGLQRQWLHARSLGFQHPADGRYLEITSEYPADLTHALDVLRNA, encoded by the coding sequence GTGAGGGAAACCAGGACCATGCCGGTGCCCGACGGGCTCGACGGCATGCGGGTCGACGCCGGTCTGTCGCGGCTGCTTGGCCTGTCGCGCACGGCGGTGGCGGCATTGGCCGAAGAGGGTTCGGTGCAGCTCGACGGTGTCGCCGCCGGGAAGTCGGATCGGCTGACCGCGGGCGCCTGGCTCGAAGTGGTGTTCCCCGAGCCCAAACGCGAACTCACCATCGAGGCCGAACCGGTGGAGGGGATGAAGATCCTCTACGCCGACGACGACATCGTCGCGGTCGACAAGCCGGTCGGTGTGGCCGCGCACACCGGTGTGGGCTGGTCCGGCCCGACGGTGGTGGGCGGGCTGGCCGCGGCCGGCTACCGCATCTCCACCTCCGGCGCGCACGAACGCCAGGGGATCGTGCACCGGCTCGATGTCGGCACCTCCGGGGTGATGGTGGTGGCCCAGTCCGAGCATGCCTACACGGTGCTCAAGCGCGCCTTCAAACAGCGCACCGTCGACAAGCGGTATCACGCACTGGTCCAGGGACATCCGGATCCCAGCAGCGGCACCATCGACGCCCCGATCGGCCGCGCCCGCGGCAACGACTGGAAGTTCGCCGTCACCGCCGACGGCCGCCCCAGCATCACCCACTACGACACCGTCGAGGCGTTCCAGGCGGCGAGCCTGCTCGATATCCACCTGGAAACCGGCCGCACCCACCAGATCCGGGTGCATTTCTCCGCGATCCGCCACCCGTGCTGCGGCGACCTCACCTACGGTGCCGACCCGCGCCTGGCCGAGCGGCTGGGTTTGCAGCGGCAGTGGTTGCACGCGCGTTCGCTGGGCTTCCAGCACCCGGCCGACGGCCGGTACCTGGAGATCACCAGCGAATACCCGGCCGATCTGACCCACGCCCTCGACGTGCTGCGCAATGCGTGA